A single window of Candidatus Cloacimonadota bacterium DNA harbors:
- the pssA gene encoding CDP-diacylglycerol--serine O-phosphatidyltransferase, which produces MKSIKYLIPNFFTSLSLLSALIAIHYISIGEFILAPWLIMFSMICDFLDGKFARILDAATPFGALFDTMSDFVAFGIAPAFLIYQVSLYRIPFLGALVTIIFVFSGCFRLVRFSLRNNDIHKKSSFIGLPIPIAAGFISSSVILSLRTWNQIPDDNIFMIIVFLISILMISRIEYLTIEQDTLYRKNFRFLFALFLISAVVTFKYFYIAILFWITSYILFCLLRHIFVFILNKQRFLKRNTG; this is translated from the coding sequence ATGAAAAGCATTAAGTATTTAATACCTAATTTTTTTACTAGTTTGAGTCTTTTATCTGCATTGATTGCTATTCATTACATATCCATAGGCGAGTTTATTTTAGCTCCTTGGTTGATAATGTTCTCTATGATATGTGACTTTTTAGACGGCAAATTTGCCCGTATTTTAGATGCGGCAACACCATTTGGTGCTCTTTTTGATACAATGTCTGATTTTGTAGCGTTTGGTATTGCACCTGCATTTCTTATTTATCAAGTCTCTTTGTATCGTATACCTTTTTTAGGAGCGCTAGTAACGATCATATTTGTCTTCTCTGGCTGTTTCAGATTAGTTAGATTTTCATTAAGAAACAACGATATACATAAAAAGTCTTCATTTATTGGCTTACCAATACCTATTGCTGCCGGTTTTATCTCTTCATCTGTAATTTTAAGTCTTCGGACTTGGAATCAGATACCGGATGATAACATTTTTATGATTATTGTCTTCTTAATCTCAATACTGATGATCAGCAGGATAGAATATTTAACAATAGAACAGGATACCTTATATCGTAAAAATTTTCGGTTTCTATTCGCTTTGTTTCTCATTTCCGCTGTTGTGACTTTTAAGTACTTCTATATTGCCATTCTTTTCTGGATAACTTCCTATATTCTTTTTTGCCTTCTGAGGCATATTTTTGTTTTTATCTTAAATAAACAACGTTTTTTAAAAAGAAACACAGGATAA
- the purS gene encoding phosphoribosylformylglycinamidine synthase subunit PurS: MKAKVFVTLKPSVLDPQGKTVMHSLHSLGYEKITDVRVSKYIEISYEGHDRKSFAEELEIICNKVLANPNIEVYHYDIED, encoded by the coding sequence ATGAAAGCTAAAGTATTTGTGACTTTAAAGCCGAGTGTTCTAGATCCTCAAGGCAAAACAGTTATGCACTCACTCCATTCACTTGGATATGAAAAAATAACTGATGTCAGAGTTAGTAAATACATCGAAATTTCTTATGAGGGGCATGATCGGAAATCTTTTGCCGAAGAGCTGGAGATCATCTGTAATAAAGTTTTGGCTAATCCCAATATTGAAGTATATCATTACGATATAGAAGACTAA
- the purQ gene encoding phosphoribosylformylglycinamidine synthase subunit PurQ: MVKYSIITFPGSNCDHDSYYIALKRNNKVNLIWHKDTDLQNPDIVILPGGFSYGDYLRCGIIARFSPIINEVVKFAQRGGLVLGICNGFQILTECGLLPGALMMNRDLKFICQHQYISVSNNKTPFTHLLIKGNTIDIPIAHKEGNYFIDNEGLKELEDNEQIVFQYSDKYGNISASFNPNGSIKNIAGIINKTGNVLGMMPHPERNAEDFSGSEDGSKIFASLEQSFLSSH; encoded by the coding sequence ATGGTTAAATATAGCATTATTACTTTCCCCGGCTCCAATTGTGATCATGATAGTTATTATATTGCCTTAAAGAGAAACAACAAAGTAAATTTGATTTGGCATAAAGATACAGATCTGCAGAATCCTGATATAGTTATCCTGCCGGGTGGGTTCTCTTACGGAGACTATCTACGCTGTGGCATTATAGCTCGTTTCTCTCCGATTATCAACGAAGTAGTTAAGTTCGCTCAGAGAGGGGGGTTAGTCCTTGGTATCTGTAATGGATTTCAAATACTTACTGAATGTGGTCTCTTACCCGGCGCTTTGATGATGAACAGAGATCTAAAGTTCATCTGTCAACACCAATATATCTCCGTTTCTAATAATAAAACCCCTTTCACTCACTTGTTAATAAAAGGAAATACAATTGATATTCCAATAGCACATAAAGAGGGTAACTACTTCATCGATAACGAAGGATTAAAAGAGTTGGAGGATAATGAGCAGATCGTATTTCAGTATTCTGACAAATATGGTAATATTTCTGCTTCCTTCAACCCAAACGGTTCTATCAAAAATATAGCAGGAATAATAAATAAAACGGGTAATGTCCTCGGAATGATGCCTCACCCTGAAAGAAATGCTGAAGATTTCAGCGGATCAGAAGATGGTTCCAAAATATTCGCTTCTCTCGAACAATCCTTTCTCTCTTCTCATTGA
- a CDS encoding ComF family protein — MVPKYSLLSNNPFSLLIDLIFPKICFTCLSRIEDDDNFLCQGCKKELQLLPDSCCPVCGSLNTLTKENCVFCQSEKVYFDRCRSIFPYNDVVRTLIHELKYNDMTNIAGYLAEHAIKYLRSKNPFSQIDYVCPVPLHPTRRRERGYNQAAFIAKKLASHFGWDYKPDVIKRVKFTESQANLTPKQRKENVNRAFSIDRNFILYEVNILIIDDVFTTGATVNSICQLLRQHRVNNIYVLTVARA; from the coding sequence ATGGTTCCAAAATATTCGCTTCTCTCGAACAATCCTTTCTCTCTTCTCATTGATCTGATATTTCCCAAAATTTGCTTTACTTGTTTATCCAGAATTGAAGATGATGATAATTTTCTCTGCCAAGGATGTAAAAAAGAACTGCAGTTATTGCCAGATTCATGCTGTCCGGTATGCGGTTCTCTCAACACTTTGACAAAAGAGAACTGTGTGTTCTGCCAATCTGAAAAAGTCTATTTTGACCGATGTCGTTCTATTTTCCCTTATAATGATGTCGTTAGAACGTTAATACACGAGCTAAAATACAACGATATGACTAATATTGCAGGATATCTGGCAGAGCATGCCATCAAATACCTTCGCAGCAAAAATCCTTTCTCACAAATTGATTATGTATGCCCTGTACCGTTACACCCCACGAGAAGAAGAGAACGTGGATATAATCAAGCGGCATTTATAGCAAAAAAACTAGCTAGTCACTTCGGTTGGGATTACAAACCAGATGTTATTAAGAGAGTTAAGTTCACTGAAAGTCAAGCTAATTTGACTCCTAAGCAGAGAAAAGAGAACGTTAACAGGGCATTTTCTATTGACAGAAACTTTATACTTTATGAAGTTAATATCTTGATTATTGATGATGTGTTTACAACCGGTGCAACAGTAAACTCGATCTGTCAGCTACTTAGACAACATCGAGTAAATAATATCTATGTACTCACCGTTGCCCGTGCTTAA
- a CDS encoding glutamate mutase L: MSNDKLTRILATDCGSTTTKAILIEYVDGEYRQTVRGEAPTTVEAPLNDVTKGVLNAVNEVEELARLKYNNPNISFIENEKIIIPKEGDRGVDAYVSTSSAGGGLQMMVTGVVAKMTGESAERAALGAGAIVMDLIASNDKRPNYEKIERIRHLRPDMILLGGGVDGGTTKHVAELAELIAAADPRPRLGSSYKLPIIYAGNNAAADIVRETLADKVDLIITDNIRPTLEQENLGPARDKIHDLFMEHVMAQAPGYSKLMTWTVGPIEGQLKNIPIMPTPAAVGNIMQTIAKVENIEVLGVDIGGATTDVFSVFTEEFVFNRTVSANLGLSYSISNVLASTGLSNILRWVPFDIDDSDLRNMIKNKMIRPTTIPQLLEELVLEQAIAKEALRLAFLQHKEFAVTLKGTQKTRSISEAFEQSVSGETIVNMMTLDILVGSGGVLSHAPRRNQTAMMLLDAFLPEGITKLAVDSIFMMPQLGVLAEISEKAAAEVFKKDCLIHLGTSVAPVGVTKIGQSVLAAKIELPDGSVFEEDIPFGELRLIPLGVDETAKATLKPKKGFDLGKGKNQEVIADLTGGVVGIVIDTRGRPLQLPSDNALRVSLLKKWMKELKAYPEEILA, from the coding sequence ATGAGTAACGATAAATTAACGAGAATACTAGCTACAGATTGCGGTAGTACTACAACAAAAGCAATCCTGATAGAGTATGTTGATGGTGAGTACCGCCAGACAGTTCGTGGTGAAGCTCCAACAACTGTGGAAGCACCTCTTAATGATGTTACAAAAGGTGTACTTAATGCTGTTAATGAGGTAGAAGAGTTAGCACGACTTAAGTATAATAATCCCAACATCTCTTTTATTGAAAACGAAAAGATCATCATTCCAAAAGAAGGAGATCGAGGTGTTGATGCTTATGTATCCACCAGTAGCGCCGGTGGTGGCTTACAAATGATGGTAACTGGTGTAGTGGCTAAAATGACCGGTGAAAGCGCCGAAAGAGCTGCACTCGGAGCTGGTGCTATAGTTATGGATTTAATCGCCAGCAACGACAAACGACCTAATTATGAAAAAATTGAACGCATTCGTCATCTTAGACCTGACATGATCCTTCTGGGTGGTGGTGTAGATGGTGGAACAACCAAGCATGTTGCTGAGTTAGCAGAATTAATAGCTGCTGCTGATCCCAGACCGAGACTCGGCTCCAGCTACAAGTTACCCATTATCTATGCAGGAAACAATGCTGCTGCTGATATAGTCAGAGAGACCTTAGCCGACAAAGTTGATCTGATCATTACTGATAATATCCGACCAACCCTTGAACAAGAGAATTTGGGACCTGCTCGTGACAAGATTCATGATCTCTTTATGGAACACGTAATGGCTCAAGCGCCAGGATACAGTAAATTGATGACTTGGACTGTCGGTCCTATTGAAGGTCAATTAAAGAACATCCCGATAATGCCTACTCCTGCAGCAGTGGGAAATATCATGCAAACTATTGCTAAAGTTGAGAACATAGAAGTGCTGGGTGTTGATATCGGTGGTGCTACAACCGACGTATTTTCAGTCTTTACAGAAGAGTTCGTTTTTAATAGGACTGTTAGTGCTAACCTCGGCTTGAGTTATAGTATTTCTAACGTTCTTGCTTCAACTGGTCTAAGCAATATTTTACGTTGGGTACCCTTCGATATTGATGACTCAGATCTAAGAAATATGATCAAAAATAAAATGATCAGACCCACTACAATACCACAATTGTTAGAAGAATTAGTACTGGAGCAAGCTATTGCCAAAGAAGCCCTGAGACTTGCTTTCTTACAGCACAAGGAATTCGCTGTTACTCTCAAAGGAACACAGAAAACACGTAGCATATCGGAAGCTTTTGAACAATCGGTATCAGGAGAGACAATAGTTAACATGATGACTTTGGATATCTTGGTGGGTAGTGGTGGAGTACTATCACATGCTCCCAGAAGAAATCAAACAGCTATGATGTTGTTAGATGCTTTCTTACCTGAAGGTATAACTAAACTAGCTGTTGATAGTATCTTTATGATGCCTCAATTGGGCGTTTTGGCTGAGATAAGTGAAAAAGCTGCTGCTGAAGTATTCAAAAAGGATTGCTTGATTCATCTTGGAACAAGTGTTGCTCCTGTTGGAGTAACTAAGATCGGTCAATCAGTACTAGCTGCAAAAATTGAACTTCCTGATGGTTCTGTTTTCGAAGAAGATATTCCTTTTGGAGAGCTACGACTAATTCCTTTGGGTGTGGATGAGACAGCTAAGGCGACACTTAAACCGAAGAAAGGATTTGATCTCGGTAAAGGAAAGAATCAAGAAGTCATTGCTGATCTGACAGGAGGAGTAGTCGGTATTGTTATCGATACTAGAGGTCGACCATTACAACTACCATCAGATAATGCTCTACGAGTAAGTCTACTCAAGAAATGGATGAAAGAACTTAAAGCTTATCCTGAAGAAATATTAGCGTAG
- the eno gene encoding phosphopyruvate hydratase, with protein MTEIILIQARQILDSRGNPTIETDIYLDCGIIGRAAVPSGASTGDYEAVELRDGDNHYYGGKGVLKAVKNVNEIIGPELIGFDVTDQVFIDKKMIELDGTENKGKLGANAILSVSMAAARAAAQVFDTPLFRYIGGTNACRLPVPMANILNGGSHADNNVDLQEFMIMPLGAKTFSQALQINTEIFHTLKSILKKQGYSTSVGDEGGFAPNLKSNEEAIEVIMKAIEASGYRSGEDVYITLDPAASEFFDQGKYHLKSESRSLTSEEMVDYYANLCAKYPIISIEDGLAEDDWNGWKLLNQKLGSRIQIVGDDLFVTNKVRLAEGIKKNCANSILIKLNQIGTLTETLETIEMAKSAGYTTVISHRSGETCDTFIADLAVAVNSGQIKTGSLCRSERIAKYNQLLRIEEHLGATALFSGRDIFYNLIERK; from the coding sequence ATGACAGAGATAATTTTAATACAAGCCAGACAAATACTTGATTCAAGGGGTAATCCAACAATAGAAACTGATATATATCTCGATTGCGGGATAATAGGCAGAGCAGCTGTGCCAAGTGGAGCTTCAACAGGAGATTATGAAGCTGTTGAATTACGAGACGGTGATAATCATTATTATGGTGGAAAAGGGGTTCTCAAAGCAGTTAAAAATGTCAATGAGATCATAGGTCCTGAATTAATAGGTTTTGATGTTACAGATCAAGTTTTTATTGATAAAAAAATGATCGAGCTTGATGGTACTGAAAATAAAGGGAAACTAGGAGCAAATGCCATACTTAGTGTTTCTATGGCAGCAGCCAGGGCAGCAGCACAAGTTTTCGATACACCCTTGTTTAGATATATTGGTGGCACTAATGCTTGTAGATTACCTGTACCAATGGCAAACATACTTAATGGCGGCTCTCACGCTGATAATAATGTTGACCTACAAGAGTTCATGATAATGCCTTTGGGGGCGAAGACCTTTAGCCAAGCATTGCAGATAAATACAGAAATTTTTCATACTCTAAAAAGCATCTTGAAGAAACAAGGATATTCTACTTCGGTAGGTGACGAAGGTGGATTTGCTCCTAATCTAAAATCAAATGAAGAAGCAATTGAAGTCATCATGAAAGCTATTGAAGCTAGTGGATACAGGTCCGGTGAAGATGTATATATTACATTAGATCCGGCAGCTTCGGAGTTTTTCGATCAGGGAAAGTATCATCTTAAAAGTGAGTCGAGAAGTCTAACATCTGAAGAGATGGTTGATTATTATGCAAACCTTTGTGCTAAATATCCGATTATTTCTATAGAAGACGGTCTAGCTGAAGATGATTGGAATGGCTGGAAGCTATTAAATCAGAAGTTAGGCAGTAGAATACAAATCGTCGGAGACGACTTGTTCGTTACCAATAAAGTAAGGTTAGCGGAGGGTATAAAAAAGAATTGCGCTAACTCTATTTTGATAAAACTCAATCAAATTGGTACACTAACTGAAACATTAGAAACAATTGAGATGGCAAAATCTGCAGGATATACTACTGTTATCTCACACCGCAGCGGAGAAACCTGTGATACTTTTATTGCTGATTTAGCGGTTGCTGTCAATTCAGGACAGATTAAGACCGGTTCCCTATGCCGTAGTGAAAGGATTGCCAAGTATAATCAATTGCTTCGGATAGAAGAGCATTTAGGTGCCACAGCTCTCTTTTCAGGAAGAGACATCTTCTATAATCTTATAGAAAGAAAATAG
- a CDS encoding NfeD family protein yields MIYAMIWFTFAVLFLMIEIYYPHFVFLSLGLGAILIGLLSIRFPTSFILILIFVVLTFLLYLWLRKISKKVFVYTSGKTNVNNLLNKKGILTKGITKKKSGYVKIGSNEWPAYSKSEEHIDSGKTVKVIGFEKNKLLVSIKLQDE; encoded by the coding sequence ATGATCTATGCAATGATTTGGTTTACTTTTGCAGTATTATTCTTGATGATCGAGATCTACTATCCTCATTTCGTTTTCCTGAGTTTGGGGCTGGGGGCTATTTTAATTGGGTTGCTATCTATTAGATTTCCTACCAGTTTTATTCTTATTCTCATTTTTGTTGTACTCACTTTCTTGTTATATCTTTGGTTAAGGAAGATCAGTAAAAAGGTATTTGTTTACACTAGCGGTAAAACGAACGTTAATAACCTGTTAAATAAGAAGGGAATTCTTACCAAGGGTATTACAAAGAAAAAAAGTGGTTATGTTAAGATTGGAAGCAATGAATGGCCTGCTTATAGTAAAAGCGAAGAGCACATTGATAGTGGCAAAACAGTAAAAGTTATAGGTTTTGAGAAGAATAAACTGCTTGTTTCGATTAAACTTCAAGACGAATGA
- a CDS encoding DUF4349 domain-containing protein, with product MIMLSSSFKRFIIFGIIFISIILGIRQSNIGKTGIEPREVELRRAERVFNDSYHSRKTVVNFAVNNFPAAAKLFNEVIASEGVLNLYHESSNVSIVSVIEIPEENFNYVLSRFRDLPGLQTEKTETIDDIALSAIDVTSRIEQNRYLLQRYRERLNNPYLTTREIGEIQGQIRSIQTVIDSLYQLDHIRTQQLQQKHLVLAVISRIDPPHTTGSLMKYIYFALWTVISFIVITIIVVLLYLGMILLDKLFVTLGIRSLNKDSHYHYRYHSYINRNQGSSRDGRIKRKRKYKPLEEGEKTESTPPNEDNR from the coding sequence ATGATAATGTTGAGCTCGAGTTTTAAGAGATTTATAATCTTTGGTATTATTTTTATATCCATAATATTAGGGATTCGGCAATCAAATATTGGAAAAACAGGGATTGAACCAAGAGAAGTTGAGCTAAGAAGAGCAGAAAGAGTTTTTAATGATTCTTATCATTCCAGAAAGACAGTTGTGAATTTTGCTGTAAATAACTTTCCCGCAGCAGCTAAGTTATTCAATGAAGTTATCGCTTCAGAAGGTGTTTTAAACCTCTATCATGAATCGAGTAATGTAAGCATAGTGTCTGTAATTGAGATACCTGAAGAGAACTTTAACTATGTTTTATCCAGGTTTCGAGATTTACCCGGTTTACAAACAGAAAAGACAGAAACCATTGATGATATTGCTCTATCAGCTATCGATGTCACAAGTCGTATAGAACAAAACAGATATTTATTACAGCGATATCGTGAGAGATTAAACAATCCTTATTTGACTACACGAGAAATAGGGGAGATACAGGGACAGATAAGGAGCATCCAAACGGTTATTGACAGTCTTTACCAATTAGATCACATAAGAACTCAACAACTACAACAAAAGCATCTGGTTTTAGCCGTCATCAGTAGAATAGACCCACCACACACCACAGGCAGTTTAATGAAGTATATCTATTTTGCTTTGTGGACAGTTATCAGTTTCATCGTAATAACAATCATTGTTGTATTGCTTTATTTAGGAATGATATTGCTCGACAAATTATTCGTTACTCTCGGAATCAGATCTTTAAATAAAGATTCTCATTATCACTACCGATATCATAGCTATATCAACAGAAACCAGGGTTCGAGTCGTGATGGACGAATAAAGAGAAAACGAAAATATAAACCATTGGAAGAGGGCGAAAAAACAGAGTCAACTCCTCCTAATGAAGATAATAGATAG
- the recN gene encoding DNA repair protein RecN, whose product MIKSLRIKNFILVKEIEVEFGKGLNVLTGETGAGKSVIVGAFALILGQKGRPGIFYNNQEPIYLEAEFDLSQQDSEIIEDLISEGYLDNEERSLIIAREILTDNSSRSYLNGKRVTIGTIKEFRDALIDFHSQRDQIKLFSEQYQLEILDTFGNLKTKRNSYRKIYDDIRNKQKRLQELETTERQYAEKQRLYEYQIAELEELDLQIDEEKELKQELDLLTHSEDILNYCQEIQQQFYESENSIFDQFNIYTQRLDRFKEDSESIKNVVLSFSSILQILNDVRRELRIIKDAIDLDENKMKQLEQRMSNILRIKSKYKMDISQLLLYLSQMKQELENYASHTQEIEYLQVEIASISKELHAKAEDLSLDRKRVSQQLRNIILKNISHLAIPEGDFQVAFDEIVIDDKNEDVLHCLDATGKDKIEFLFSANKGVQLQPLKNAISGGELSRLLLVIKKILAGRLDTYSLIFDEIDSGIGGRTANELGEFISEVGKYHQVLCITHLPQIAAYANEHYMIEKNTGSEKSFIEIAKLTQEERREEIARMLAGSKSETAMKHAEELLNKD is encoded by the coding sequence ATGATCAAGAGTTTACGAATTAAGAATTTTATCTTAGTCAAGGAGATCGAAGTAGAGTTTGGTAAGGGATTGAATGTACTTACTGGAGAGACCGGAGCAGGGAAATCTGTCATAGTAGGAGCTTTTGCCTTGATTTTAGGACAGAAAGGACGACCGGGTATATTTTATAACAATCAAGAACCAATATATCTGGAAGCGGAATTCGATCTTAGTCAACAAGATTCGGAAATTATTGAAGATTTAATATCGGAAGGATACTTAGATAATGAGGAAAGGTCTTTAATCATAGCTAGAGAAATACTTACCGATAATAGTTCAAGAAGTTATCTGAACGGAAAGAGAGTAACTATAGGAACTATTAAGGAGTTTCGAGATGCTCTGATTGATTTTCATAGCCAACGCGATCAGATAAAACTCTTTTCAGAACAGTATCAACTTGAGATTCTCGATACTTTTGGAAATTTGAAAACAAAGCGAAATTCCTATCGTAAGATTTATGATGATATAAGGAACAAACAGAAAAGACTGCAAGAATTAGAAACAACAGAAAGGCAGTATGCAGAGAAACAGAGGCTATATGAATATCAAATAGCTGAGTTAGAGGAGTTGGATCTTCAGATAGACGAAGAAAAAGAGTTAAAGCAAGAACTCGATTTACTTACTCATTCTGAGGATATCTTGAATTATTGTCAGGAGATACAACAACAATTTTATGAAAGTGAAAACTCCATCTTTGATCAGTTTAATATCTATACCCAACGTTTAGACAGGTTCAAAGAGGATAGTGAAAGTATTAAAAATGTGGTTTTATCTTTTAGCAGTATTCTCCAGATACTAAATGATGTTCGGAGAGAACTGAGAATTATTAAAGATGCTATTGATCTCGATGAAAACAAGATGAAACAACTGGAACAACGAATGAGTAATATCTTGCGGATAAAAAGTAAGTACAAAATGGATATTTCCCAGTTGTTATTATATCTTTCCCAGATGAAGCAGGAATTGGAGAATTATGCATCTCATACTCAGGAAATCGAGTATCTGCAAGTCGAAATAGCATCAATATCCAAGGAACTTCACGCCAAAGCTGAAGATTTATCACTTGACAGAAAAAGAGTTTCCCAGCAGTTAAGAAATATAATATTAAAAAATATTAGTCACTTGGCAATACCTGAGGGAGACTTTCAGGTGGCATTTGATGAAATTGTTATAGATGATAAGAATGAGGATGTATTGCATTGTTTAGATGCGACTGGAAAAGACAAGATTGAGTTTCTGTTTTCGGCTAATAAAGGTGTGCAATTGCAACCTTTAAAGAATGCTATTTCTGGTGGTGAGTTATCACGACTATTGCTGGTAATCAAGAAGATATTAGCAGGAAGACTTGATACTTACTCGTTGATATTCGATGAAATAGATAGTGGAATTGGTGGTAGAACAGCTAATGAATTAGGTGAATTTATCTCAGAAGTAGGTAAATATCATCAGGTTCTTTGTATTACACATCTTCCTCAGATAGCTGCTTATGCAAATGAACACTACATGATTGAAAAAAATACTGGATCAGAAAAATCCTTCATTGAAATAGCAAAATTGACTCAGGAAGAAAGAAGAGAAGAAATAGCCAGGATGTTGGCAGGCAGTAAATCAGAGACTGCGATGAAGCATGCTGAAGAGCTACTGAACAAAGATTGA
- a CDS encoding NAD(+)/NADH kinase has protein sequence MKKIGIYTNGVKENREFIVEMIDNYLNSKDIELYTILEETVYLPQYVKQYRKGMNLDAILVFGGDGTILGAVDFALESRAPILGVNMGKLGFLSDFSIKEFKKYIGKLITRDYRIYQRMLLVAEIKKNSRIIYRGYALNDAVIYKGLVSRLIEMRFYCDGDFVVETRCDGMIASTPTGSTAYSLSAGGPILTPEMEVFIVAPLCPHVLSVRPMVFPANVELRFRMTRVFNETMLQLDGKNVHSLFDGDDVIVKAAQEKVSFITLTGKNFYQTLRKKLHMGKI, from the coding sequence ATGAAGAAAATAGGGATTTATACGAACGGAGTCAAAGAAAACAGAGAGTTCATAGTCGAGATGATAGACAATTACTTAAATAGTAAGGACATAGAGCTCTATACGATTTTGGAGGAAACAGTTTATCTCCCTCAATATGTAAAACAGTACCGAAAAGGAATGAATCTTGATGCTATTTTAGTGTTTGGTGGTGACGGTACCATCTTAGGAGCGGTAGATTTTGCATTGGAAAGTAGAGCACCAATATTAGGTGTAAATATGGGCAAACTCGGATTTCTCTCCGATTTTTCTATCAAAGAGTTTAAAAAATATATCGGGAAGCTGATCACCAGAGATTATCGAATTTATCAAAGAATGCTTTTGGTAGCTGAGATAAAGAAAAACAGCAGAATAATCTACCGAGGATATGCCCTCAATGACGCTGTAATCTACAAAGGGTTAGTCTCTCGCTTGATTGAAATGAGGTTTTATTGTGACGGAGATTTTGTAGTTGAGACTCGCTGTGATGGTATGATCGCTTCAACACCAACAGGTTCGACAGCTTATTCTTTATCTGCTGGCGGACCTATCCTGACCCCGGAGATGGAGGTTTTCATTGTTGCCCCTCTTTGTCCTCATGTGTTATCTGTTCGCCCGATGGTATTTCCTGCCAATGTTGAATTGCGTTTTAGAATGACCAGGGTTTTTAATGAGACAATGCTGCAATTAGATGGCAAGAATGTTCATTCACTCTTCGATGGCGATGACGTTATAGTCAAGGCGGCCCAGGAAAAGGTAAGTTTTATAACCTTAACTGGAAAGAATTTTTATCAAACTTTACGGAAGAAATTACATATGGGTAAGATATGA